A single Lactuca sativa cultivar Salinas chromosome 8, Lsat_Salinas_v11, whole genome shotgun sequence DNA region contains:
- the LOC128128014 gene encoding uncharacterized protein LOC128128014 yields MDITWQIAMAIFRAKQFAKKTGKNNWDMNAEKKVGFNKSMLRCFNCHESGHFARDCQRPDCRINNNRQMVAVGNNRAGATTNGETTMVVQSFDWEEQIQALNITGSENAHLAQIDDAASKNNDTDPEAEMMELQFALMVSTSSKPKKSENETDREPHLRYGKLAGFVSRGFINIESTNVSTSSADTPLDQAKCEARESVSVFNSDFSIVNKFECVSDDKTEKAPCVFTNKTRNRLSKPNKAQPRSVSSKSTSRSSTNFGRKSRRSMQTPLKSISISSETVVKPKLQWKPKSLSSSSLPPSEVIRNEDPNLQILKSKSEKGQLRRNIVRPWYVDSGCSRHMTGAISQLSEIQSFNGGYVSFAGGDSGKITQRGTITNGVLSFENVNFSPELKHSLLSVSQICDKGYSTHFTDKECIILKPGIVIP; encoded by the exons ATGGACATTACTTGGCAGATTGCCATGGCTATCTTCAGAGCCAAACAATTCGCCAAGAAAACAGGGAAAAACAACTGGGATATGAATGCTGAAAAAAAGGTGGGATTTAACAAAAGTATGCTGAGATGTTTTAACTGCCACGAGTCGGGTCACTTTGCTCGTGACTGCCAAAGGCCAGATTGCAGAATCAACAACAACCGACAGATGGTTGCAGTAGGAAACAATCGTGCAGGAGCTACAACCAATGGAGAAACAACTATGGTTGTTCAATCATTTGATTGGGAGGAACAAATTCAAGCTTTAAACATCACAGGGTCAGAAAATGCTCATCTAGCTCAAATTGATGACGCAGCTTCAAAGAATAATGATACTGATCCTGAGGCAgaaatgatggagctgcagtttgccCTAATGGTTTCCACCTCCTCTAAGCCCAAGAAAAGCGAG aacgaaactgacagggagccacatcttcgatatggaaaACTTGCTGGTTTTGTTTCAAGAGGTTTTATTAACATTGAaagtactaatgtttctacttcctcTGCAGATACACCCTTAGATCAGGCCAAGTGTGAAGCTAGAGAATCTGTTTCTGTTTTTAATTCTGATTTTTCTATCGTGAACAAATTTGAGTGTGTTTCTGATGATAAGACTGAAAAAGCTCCTTGT gtttttactaacAAAACTCGAAACAGGTTGTCAAAACCGAACAAGGCTCAGCCAAGATCGGTTTCATCAAAAAGCACTTCTAGATCTTCTACTAATTTTGGTAGAAAATCCAGAAGGTCTATGCAAACTCCTTTGAAGTCTATTTCAATATCATCAGAGACTGTTGTAAAACCTAAACTTCAATGGAAGCCCAAATCGCTCTCTAGTTCATCATTACCTCCTTCTGAAGTGATTAGAAATGAAGATCCTAATTTGCAAATTTTAAAGTCTAAATCAGAAAAG ggacagttgcggaggaatatCGTCCGTCCTTGGTACGTCGATAGCGGCTGTTCCCGGCATATGACTGGAGCCATCTCCCAACTGAGCgaaattcaatcttttaatgggggttatgtttcctttgcgggcggAGACAGTGGAAAGATCACACAGCGTGGAACTATTACAAATGGAGTGTTGAGCTTTGAAAATGTCAACTTTTCACCCGAAttaaagcatagtttgttgagtgttTCTCAGATATGTGACAAAGGCTACTCAACGCACTTTACTGATAAAGAGTGTATAATTCTCAAGCCTGGCATCGTCATCCCATAA